Proteins found in one Cobetia sp. L2A1 genomic segment:
- the mtnA gene encoding S-methyl-5-thioribose-1-phosphate isomerase — MSLIPIRWVSQSTRLNDDESDIVRLALLDQRLLPGEIREVLLENAQGVADAITDMVVRGAPAIGIAAAYGVVLEAAVSLRETSDWQARLAAACDVLAASRPTAVNLFWALGRMRDVIKAHGSSAAVPYDALLREAKRIHEQDLEDNLRMAEFGAQVIAASLVDGVTQCEVMTHCNTGALATGGHGTALGVIRTAYAQGLITRVHVNETRPWWQGSRLTAWELVQEKIPARLAVEGAASLIMHQGAQSPDGVRWLIVGADRIAANGDTANKIGTFSLAVQARAHGVKVMVVAPLATFDATLASGDDIPIETRDASELRQAGNRKIAPDEIDVFNPVFDVTPHGYIDAIVTEHGVVESPDNDSIAALLGRAMRG; from the coding sequence ATGAGCCTGATTCCAATTCGCTGGGTAAGCCAGTCAACGCGTCTGAATGATGATGAAAGCGACATTGTCAGGTTGGCATTGCTTGATCAGCGGCTTTTGCCCGGAGAAATACGGGAAGTCTTGCTTGAGAATGCGCAGGGCGTTGCCGATGCGATCACCGACATGGTAGTGAGGGGTGCGCCGGCTATTGGTATTGCCGCTGCGTATGGCGTCGTGCTTGAGGCTGCGGTTTCCTTGCGTGAGACGAGTGACTGGCAAGCACGCCTGGCCGCGGCTTGTGATGTTCTCGCTGCTTCACGACCTACCGCAGTCAATCTGTTCTGGGCATTGGGACGTATGCGTGACGTGATCAAGGCACATGGCTCGAGTGCCGCTGTGCCTTATGATGCCTTGCTGCGCGAGGCGAAACGCATTCATGAACAGGATTTGGAAGATAACCTGCGCATGGCCGAATTTGGCGCGCAGGTGATTGCGGCCTCTCTGGTTGACGGCGTTACCCAATGTGAAGTGATGACGCACTGCAATACCGGCGCACTGGCAACCGGCGGTCATGGCACGGCGCTAGGCGTCATCCGCACCGCGTATGCTCAAGGTCTCATCACGCGTGTACATGTGAACGAAACGCGTCCCTGGTGGCAGGGATCTCGACTGACTGCATGGGAGCTGGTGCAGGAAAAGATTCCTGCACGATTGGCGGTGGAAGGTGCCGCCTCACTGATTATGCATCAAGGGGCACAGTCACCGGATGGCGTGCGCTGGTTAATTGTAGGGGCCGACCGGATTGCCGCCAATGGTGATACCGCCAACAAGATCGGTACCTTCTCGCTCGCGGTCCAAGCGCGTGCACATGGCGTCAAGGTCATGGTGGTCGCGCCCTTGGCGACCTTCGATGCCACGCTCGCCAGTGGTGATGACATTCCCATTGAGACGCGCGATGCTTCTGAACTGCGTCAGGCCGGAAATCGCAAGATAGCTCCCGACGAGATTGATGTCTTCAATCCTGTCTTCGATGTCACGCCGCACGGGTATATTGATGCTATCGTGACCGAGCACGGTGTTGTGGAGTCGCCTGACAACGACAGTATAGCTGCCCTGTTAGGGCGAGCCATGC
- a CDS encoding YciK family oxidoreductase, translated as MAECKIDYQAREDLLKGRVILVTGAGSGIGREAAIEYARHGATVILLGRTIAKLEEVYDVIESLGAPQPAIYPLNFEGATLKDYQQMAETLDKEFGRLDGVLHNASLLGKITPFEQYDPALWEQVMQVNINGPIWMVQALLPLLKASSDASVVLTSSSVGRKGRAFWGAYSVSKFATEGFSQMLAQELENTSQVRVNTLNPGGTRTAMRKSAFPAEDPQTLRTPADIIPTYLWLIGPESRGHTGKMFDAQPPKV; from the coding sequence ATGGCAGAATGCAAGATCGACTATCAGGCACGCGAAGATTTGCTGAAAGGGCGTGTCATTCTCGTAACGGGTGCGGGATCAGGCATTGGGCGTGAAGCAGCAATTGAATATGCGCGTCACGGTGCCACGGTGATATTGCTGGGCAGAACCATTGCCAAGTTGGAAGAGGTATATGATGTCATTGAGTCGTTAGGTGCCCCGCAACCAGCCATCTATCCGCTTAATTTCGAAGGTGCCACACTGAAAGATTATCAGCAGATGGCAGAAACACTGGATAAGGAATTTGGCCGGCTCGATGGTGTGCTGCATAACGCGAGTCTGTTGGGCAAGATCACGCCTTTTGAGCAATATGATCCTGCATTGTGGGAGCAGGTCATGCAGGTGAATATCAATGGACCCATCTGGATGGTACAAGCACTATTACCATTGCTGAAGGCTTCCAGTGATGCCTCTGTGGTATTGACCAGCTCAAGCGTTGGTCGTAAGGGGCGCGCCTTTTGGGGGGCCTATAGCGTCTCCAAGTTTGCGACAGAAGGATTTTCCCAGATGTTGGCTCAGGAGTTGGAAAATACCAGTCAGGTGCGTGTCAACACGCTCAATCCCGGCGGTACGCGTACCGCGATGCGCAAGTCGGCATTTCCTGCGGAAGATCCGCAAACACTGCGGACACCGGCTGATATTATTCCGACATACCTGTGGTTGATAGGTCCTGAAAGCCGTGGGCACACCGGTAAGATGTTCGATGCACAACCGCCTAAAGTTTGA
- a CDS encoding HAD-IA family hydrolase, which translates to MSHHTALPRPAALIFDLDGTLVDTAPDLARATNELRQYHGLPPLDYDIIRAEVSHGGSALVMLALGYDLDHPLHGQERTRLLDFYARDVAAESMLFPGYDVLIEACQRTSLPWGIVTNKPRQFAVPLIEALQLTPGCLLCADDLPVKKPHPDPLWEAARRLNVEASECWYLGDHDRDMQAARAAGMLAVAVRYGYVRVGDDVDAWPADIWFDTSEEVVNAALRATGLN; encoded by the coding sequence ATGAGTCATCACACCGCACTGCCTCGCCCGGCAGCATTGATCTTTGATCTGGACGGTACTCTTGTCGATACCGCACCAGACCTTGCACGGGCAACGAATGAACTACGCCAGTATCATGGGCTGCCACCACTTGACTACGACATCATTCGTGCCGAAGTCTCGCACGGTGGAAGTGCGCTGGTCATGCTGGCACTGGGGTATGATCTCGATCACCCACTCCACGGTCAGGAGCGTACGCGCCTGCTTGATTTCTATGCGCGTGATGTGGCGGCCGAAAGTATGCTTTTCCCCGGCTATGATGTCCTGATTGAGGCATGCCAACGGACCTCGTTGCCGTGGGGGATCGTCACCAATAAACCCCGCCAGTTTGCCGTCCCCTTGATCGAAGCGCTCCAACTGACGCCGGGCTGCCTGCTGTGCGCCGATGACTTGCCTGTCAAGAAGCCACACCCAGACCCTCTCTGGGAGGCAGCACGGCGCTTGAATGTAGAAGCTTCTGAATGCTGGTATCTGGGCGATCACGATCGTGACATGCAGGCTGCACGGGCCGCTGGCATGTTAGCCGTAGCAGTACGTTATGGCTACGTGCGGGTAGGAGATGATGTGGACGCCTGGCCAGCCGACATATGGTTTGATACCTCAGAGGAAGTGGTCAACGCCGCTCTGAGAGCGACAGGATTGAACTGA
- the ubiG gene encoding bifunctional 2-polyprenyl-6-hydroxyphenol methylase/3-demethylubiquinol 3-O-methyltransferase UbiG: MSHSDAKQNANATAPDYLGNVDVGEIAKFSALASRWWDRDSEFKPLHDINPLRVDYIDTHAGLAGKKVIDVGCGGGILSEAMAHRGAMVTGIDMGEAPLSVARLHQLESGVEVDYRQTTAEAVAEEMAGQFDVVTCLEMLEHVPDPSSVIAACARLVKPGGKVFFSTINRNPKAYTFAIMGAEYLLKMLPRGTHEYSKFIRPSELGNWARSAGLKMEGSTGMTYNPLTRKYRLNPEDLSVNYLMHTRRPTAEELA; the protein is encoded by the coding sequence ATGAGTCATAGCGACGCCAAGCAAAACGCCAACGCCACTGCCCCGGACTACCTGGGGAATGTTGATGTCGGTGAGATTGCCAAGTTTTCCGCACTGGCCAGCCGCTGGTGGGACCGCGACAGTGAATTCAAACCGCTACATGACATCAACCCTCTACGCGTTGATTATATCGACACCCATGCGGGCCTGGCGGGCAAGAAGGTCATTGATGTAGGGTGCGGCGGCGGCATCCTGTCTGAAGCCATGGCGCACCGTGGCGCCATGGTCACCGGAATTGATATGGGCGAAGCCCCATTGTCCGTCGCCCGCCTTCATCAGTTGGAATCCGGCGTAGAAGTTGATTATCGCCAGACAACGGCGGAAGCTGTCGCAGAAGAAATGGCTGGTCAGTTCGATGTCGTGACCTGTCTCGAAATGCTCGAGCATGTACCAGACCCCTCTTCGGTCATCGCGGCATGCGCGCGCTTGGTAAAACCCGGTGGCAAGGTCTTCTTCTCGACCATCAACCGTAATCCCAAAGCCTATACCTTTGCCATTATGGGCGCTGAGTATCTACTCAAAATGCTGCCCCGCGGTACGCACGAATACAGCAAGTTCATTCGTCCATCCGAGCTTGGCAACTGGGCGCGCAGTGCAGGCCTCAAGATGGAAGGCAGTACCGGGATGACCTACAACCCGCTGACCAGGAAGTATCGCCTCAACCCGGAAGACCTTTCGGTTAATTATCTGATGCATACGCGGCGCCCGACAGCAGAAGAATTGGCATGA
- the ybgF gene encoding tol-pal system protein YbgF, which produces MKHSLKWLCGAGALLLPLSVMAAPAVEDLTAQSNSLYQQANTHMSGGGTLTLLNQLDEQVQEIARLRGRVDELEYQFKRMTEMSQQRYLDLEQRVSGGDSAGENGQVVDAQAASAVSGSASTGSSVASNGDAQKDYENAFAKVQSRDFDGAIVAFEAFVVDHGDSNLAANAHYWLGELYSAKNQLDSSAQAFDTVISEYSQSSKVPDAMYKLGLVKARQGKAQESRTLLQTLVKQYPDSKAGTMAKDFLASGG; this is translated from the coding sequence ATGAAACACAGCCTGAAATGGTTGTGCGGTGCGGGAGCCTTGTTGCTCCCGTTATCCGTTATGGCCGCACCCGCGGTCGAGGATCTTACCGCACAGTCAAACTCCCTCTATCAGCAGGCCAATACTCATATGAGTGGTGGCGGCACCCTGACCCTTCTCAACCAGCTCGATGAACAGGTACAGGAAATTGCACGGCTTCGTGGTCGAGTTGATGAATTGGAATATCAGTTCAAACGTATGACCGAGATGTCACAGCAACGATATCTGGATCTTGAACAGCGAGTCTCTGGTGGAGATTCTGCCGGTGAGAACGGTCAGGTCGTCGATGCACAGGCCGCTTCAGCGGTCAGTGGTAGCGCGAGTACTGGTAGCAGCGTAGCCAGTAATGGCGATGCCCAGAAAGATTATGAGAATGCGTTTGCCAAGGTTCAATCCAGAGACTTTGACGGTGCCATTGTCGCCTTTGAAGCTTTCGTGGTTGATCATGGTGATTCCAATCTCGCCGCCAATGCGCATTACTGGCTAGGAGAGTTGTATTCCGCCAAGAATCAATTGGATTCCTCTGCACAGGCCTTTGATACCGTGATCAGTGAGTACTCTCAATCCAGCAAGGTGCCGGATGCGATGTACAAGCTGGGCCTGGTCAAGGCGCGCCAAGGTAAAGCGCAGGAAAGTCGTACGTTGCTTCAGACACTGGTAAAGCAGTATCCGGACAGCAAGGCCGGCACTATGGCCAAGGACTTCCTCGCCTCTGGTGGGTAA
- the tolB gene encoding Tol-Pal system beta propeller repeat protein TolB: protein MRRLTTWMMAAALLVVTGMARADLTIEITKGNDSATPIAIVPFENLTGGSLPQDLARIVSDDLARSGQFEPIKRDNLVALPGTTQDVFVNDWKRLGASYIVVGQVKSASNGGYSIQYELMDVLGNKRMLGEVITGSNGELRARGHYISDEVFEEITGIRGAFSTKIAYITANGVGDNIRFALYVADSDGHNSQEILASDEPIMSPAWSPDGKKLAYVSFESERPAIYVQELGSGRRAKLTGFQGINGAPAWSPDGRKLAMALSKDGQPEIYVMDIASRQFKRLTDNPAIDTEPDWLPDGSGMVFTSDRAGSPQIYRLDLSGGTERLTFTGNYNSRGRLTPDGETLFMINRSGNGYQVAKQDLKTGRVTSLTDTQWDESPSVAPNGTMVIYATQQGTRGVLGEVSADGRAQFALPSPQGDVREPAWSPYLN, encoded by the coding sequence ATGAGACGATTGACGACATGGATGATGGCGGCCGCTCTGCTGGTGGTAACTGGCATGGCAAGAGCTGACCTGACCATTGAAATTACGAAAGGCAATGACAGCGCCACGCCGATTGCAATTGTGCCGTTTGAAAATCTGACCGGTGGCAGCTTGCCGCAGGATTTAGCACGCATCGTCTCAGATGATCTTGCGCGTAGCGGCCAGTTTGAGCCGATCAAGCGCGATAATCTCGTCGCGTTGCCAGGGACAACTCAGGATGTCTTTGTCAATGACTGGAAGCGTCTTGGTGCCAGCTATATCGTTGTCGGCCAGGTAAAATCTGCCAGCAATGGCGGCTATAGCATCCAATATGAGTTGATGGACGTGTTGGGCAACAAGCGAATGCTGGGTGAAGTCATCACTGGAAGCAACGGTGAGTTGCGTGCTCGCGGCCATTACATCAGCGATGAAGTTTTTGAAGAAATTACTGGAATTCGCGGTGCTTTTTCTACGAAAATCGCATACATTACCGCGAATGGAGTGGGTGACAATATCCGCTTTGCGCTGTATGTTGCCGACTCTGATGGCCATAATAGCCAAGAGATTCTCGCATCTGACGAACCGATCATGTCGCCGGCCTGGTCGCCGGATGGCAAGAAGTTGGCGTATGTGAGTTTCGAGTCTGAACGTCCTGCCATCTATGTGCAGGAGCTGGGCAGTGGGCGTCGTGCCAAACTGACTGGTTTTCAGGGCATCAATGGTGCACCGGCCTGGTCGCCGGATGGTCGTAAGCTTGCGATGGCTCTCTCCAAAGATGGCCAGCCTGAAATTTACGTGATGGATATTGCCAGTCGTCAATTCAAGCGGCTGACCGATAATCCTGCCATCGACACTGAACCGGATTGGCTGCCAGATGGTAGCGGTATGGTATTCACGTCGGATCGTGCAGGATCGCCTCAGATCTATCGCCTTGATTTGTCCGGTGGCACTGAGCGCCTGACATTTACTGGCAATTACAACTCTCGCGGGCGCTTGACACCTGATGGAGAAACCCTATTCATGATCAACCGCTCAGGCAATGGTTATCAGGTTGCCAAGCAGGATCTGAAGACCGGCCGGGTGACATCCCTGACTGATACTCAGTGGGATGAATCACCAAGTGTTGCACCCAATGGCACTATGGTGATATATGCCACTCAGCAAGGAACCCGAGGGGTCCTGGGCGAAGTGTCGGCAGACGGAAGGGCACAATTTGCCCTGCCGTCACCTCAGGGAGACGTACGTGAACCTGCGTGGTCGCCCTACCTGAACTAA
- the pal gene encoding peptidoglycan-associated lipoprotein Pal — MQFTPYAKGLLIALSLSVMAGCSSSGGAQDGDMDSANSGANTAGMNSGANTSSNQMSDAAMPSVRTIYFAFNKDTIRPEFESVLMGHAQYLKANTGSNVVLEGHADERGTREYNLGLGERRAKSIARFLTVQGVSPSQIEIVSYGEERPAVQGHGESSYAKNRRVVFDY, encoded by the coding sequence ATGCAGTTCACCCCGTATGCAAAAGGCCTGTTGATTGCCCTGTCCCTCAGCGTGATGGCTGGTTGTTCCAGCAGCGGCGGCGCTCAAGACGGCGACATGGATTCCGCTAACAGCGGTGCCAACACTGCTGGCATGAACTCTGGCGCCAACACCAGCAGCAATCAGATGAGCGACGCGGCCATGCCTAGCGTTCGTACCATTTACTTCGCATTCAACAAGGACACCATTCGTCCTGAGTTTGAAAGCGTCCTGATGGGTCACGCTCAGTACCTGAAAGCCAATACTGGCTCCAACGTCGTTCTGGAAGGCCACGCTGATGAGCGCGGTACTCGTGAATACAACCTGGGCCTGGGCGAGCGTCGTGCCAAGTCCATCGCACGCTTCCTGACGGTTCAGGGTGTTTCTCCGTCACAGATCGAAATCGTGTCCTACGGTGAAGAGCGTCCGGCCGTTCAGGGCCATGGCGAATCTTCCTACGCCAAGAACCGTCGTGTGGTCTTCGACTACTAA